From the genome of Penicillium oxalicum strain HP7-1 chromosome VII, whole genome shotgun sequence:
AGATAAGCCGGCACCAATCGGGTGGTGGTTTGAAGGGTTCGATTCCGGGGTTCGATGGATCCTCTCAATTCGTTTCAGCGAACCGCCCGGAAAGCGTGTCTGCGACGGTGGAGCCCCGCGGTTCATCTCCGGCACCGGAATGGGAAGGTTCAACAGTCTCGAGTATCGAGACGGGCGAGCGTGACGAATCTGTTCGATAAGAGATCTAGAATCTATCAGAGGCTGGCGGTGTTGCAGAAGCAGCATGGGCGACAGAAAGGGACGTTCCATCAATGTGTTCTCGACGACAGGTTGAGCATCTCACTGAGATGGATCGGCACAGCGGCAGCGCAGTGTCTCCCAGTGGCCATCTTTTGTTCTCTGCTGGTCGAAGCCGCAAAAGTGGTCTCTCATCTTGGGGCGCTTCCCGGATGGTTCACACACAAAATGAAGATAACCAAGGGAGCCCGATATCGGATCGATGGCCAACCCCACGCCGGATCTCAGGCGCACTACGCTACTCCAGCAGGATGTatgaagaagaccaagaagatcatgccttttgtttctgagaggaaaaaaaaagaaaggataTAAAAGATGCTGATTTGTTCTCGACGACGTATGCGATAAGAAAGTATACAAGTAGACATTCCAGGCACATGATACCGAGCTATCCAGGTGACATATGAAAGTGCCGTATGATCAAATCAAGCTGGGGCTTGATCAAGTGGTGCTCAGCTGTGGTGGTCGTGGGTCCCGTCAGCATCTCATACCGGACCGTCgtccctcttttcttttcttttccaggagGAAGAACGCTTACCCATCGCACTTGTGGCTGCCTTCGGTTGCTGGGTCCTTGCACCCGCTGCTGCAAAGCTTGGGGTGACCCACCATTCCGGGGTTCATGCAGTGAAACAGAACATTCTTCACGTCCTCGTTTTCATAATCGGTGCCCTTCAGAACCTCGACGAGATCCGCCTCGGTGAAGCCTGAGTGATGCGTGAGCAATGGTTCCAGGTATGGCCTTTGCGGTCGCAAGTGACAAGGTGCATTTCTTACCTTTAGAGCCAATCAAGACATCGGAGCAGTAGTCGAAGCTGGGTGTGCACGTCTTGTCGGCCAACCCGGTGGAAGCCAGGGTAAACAGGGTCAATAGAACGGAGGACGCTTTCATTGTGAGGGTTGGGTGGGAAGACAATGGACGACGGGTTCCTTGAGGCGGCTGGTCGTCGAATGACTGCGAGGCACTGGCCTGGCATTTATACATCCAGTCAGGTCACACATGGTCGGGGGTGGAATGTGTCTTGTGTGCGCTATCGAGGGGCATTGCAAAATGCCGTTTCCTACGTTCTTGTTCAATAGTTCCGAAAGCTTGCTTCCACATGATGGCTCGTGCTGTGGAATGTGGCATGCCCACCCTCGCCAGCAAGGTCTCtcgaggacgatgacgatgtcCGCGGTCAACATCACAGAAGGTGGAATCGTGCGATATAGACTGGTCTCGATTTCTCCGGGAAACTTGGACGTGGATTCCAACACAGGATCTTGTTGTCTGCCTAGGGATGCACACCGATGAGTGCATTTCATCAAGCCCTGGCCGTCATCTCGTTGTCAGATCAGTCTGACCCTTTGATCCTCATGGGCAGAGTCTCAAGAACCATATCACTACCTGACTGGTCCATTTGAACTCAGTTTCGAGGGTGCCTGGCCCtcatggaaaagaaaaaaaaaatgaaatgGATGGCTTCATGCCTACCTCCACTAGTCTAGCAAGGAAAAATGACTCCATATATCTGGAGACTTGGGTTCACATCTACCCGACAAAGTCTTCCCAGACTCTCACACCTTCATCTATTTTCGCTAAGATGCGTATATATCTAACACGTCTACGAGGTAATACCTTGCTCTATCGCGTTCCGCCTCACTTCCTTAATTGGGTAACTCGACCCGTCACGGGCATCGCCCTCGTGGTAGCTGACAATGAGTGAGCCCCGCACAACTCCATTCTGGAGTACTGCAGCACTGCTTCGTGATTCAACCTACCATCGCCAGCGGCGGATTCACATTTCAAAGAGTTTGCAGTCGTTTATCTTCTCAATCGGGCCTGCAACCGCTGATATCCCCAGCTTGGCGGCTGCCATACTCACAATGCCGCCCGTCACGACACCCGACAATCCAGAGGAGTTTGGTATGACAACCCTGATCGTTTGCGACCCGGCTTCCTGTCAAGAGAGAACCCCCAAACGTGGAGACATGATGACGCAGCGTTCACCTGGAATGTAATTGACCAACACTACTGACCCTTTTCGACCAGCAAGGCTCCGGACCACAGATCCAGGCCTTCCTCGCCCCAATCCAACCCCGGCGTACTGGCAACACATCCCGCACCCCCTGGCAAATGCCCGATCGGAGAGACTGCCCTCTCAGAGAGACTATGCCATCATTGGCTCCGGGATCACTGGTCTCTCCGTGGCGAGGACGTTGCTCGAGTCTCATCCCAGTGTGACCGTCTCGGTTCTCGAGGCTCGATCGCTTTGCTCTGGAGCAACGGGGCGCAATGGTGGCCAAATGGCTATTAATGCGGGAGAGGAGTACTCCCATCTTGCCGAGGCGTTTGGACCCAAGATGGCAGGTGAGATTGTGATGTTCACGCTGAGGAATTTGCGGGGAATGCAAGTTCTAGCAGAGGAATATGACGCGGTTGAGACGAGTGAAGTACAGCAATTGACCAAATTGCGCATCTTTATGACAAACGACAAGCTTGAGGCTTTCAAGCAAAGTATCGCTCGTTTCGAGGCAGATCATCCTGCCTTGAAGGGAATGTATACTCTGATTGACGCCAGCACTCTTCGGAAGGTAAACCGAACACTTCATTATGGCATCGTGCAGAGTCCCGGATGAGCCTTGAACTAATGATCGTCCTGGCTCGTGTCTCACAGGAGCATGGTATCCACGAAGCATCTGGTGGTGCTTTGCTGCCAGCCGGAACTGTCTGGCCCTATCGCTTGGTGACCAAAGTGTTTGAAACGCTGCTCAAAAGATTTCCAGATCGACTGACTGTGGAAACCAACACTCCAGTCACTGCGATCGAGATGCATGATTCTTCAGCCGCCGCCAACTCGGCCCACGCATACTCGGTGCAGACTCCTCGTGGATCAATGACGGTCGGCACGGTGGTATACTGTACAAATGGATACAGTGGTCATCTGCTCCCAGCTCTGAGAGGCCTCATTTACCCGTTCAAAGGTACAATGACGGTGCAAGATCCAGGCACGTCGATGCCGAATCGAGGAGCCGCGCTGTCGTGGGGATTTCACTACCCACCCACATACGACCCCGCCACTAAACGACAGATGTATGGGCTGTACTATCTTGGTCAGAGTGCGACGACAGGCTACTTCTACTTTGGAGGCGAGAACAAACGCATTGATGATGCCGTTTCGGCGGATGATAGTTTCGTTGCGACTTCATCGGTTGACCATCTGCAGTCGGTACTACCGCGGTTCTTCGGGAAGGAGGAAGTCCATTCTTCTTGGAATTTGGTCGGCTCCTGGAGTGGAATCATGGGTTTCACTACGGATGGATTGCCGCTGGTTGGGCGGCTATCGTCCGCATTGACTGGGCGGAGGGGCGAGGGAGAATGGATCGCCGCGGGGTTCAATGGCTACGGAATGGCAAACTGTCTGCTATGCGGAGAAGCTCTGGGACGCATGATGTTGGGACACCCAACGCCGGAATGGTTGCCTGGCGCGTACCAAGTCAGCGAGGAAAGATTGGCGAAGAGCGCGAGTCTGTCGGAGACAAAGAAGACAGATTCCAGGCTTTGAATCGAGGTATGAAGCATGCCTCAATCGTGAGTTGTTAATCGGATGGAGCACAGTATACCTCCGAGCGCctgcgaaaaaaaaaagaaagcaacCTGCATTGTGCTACAGATAATTACATTAAGATGAATCATTGCATCTATGATTTCGGTGAGTAGGTATAGGAGTGGGCAGGAGCAGACGACTGATACGAGTGTGTTTCTCGTGTGCTTCGTCACAATCATCATTGTCCCCTTTGAGGGATCCGACATCAATTTTTCATAGCGCCAGCCGAGCCTCAGACCCTGTCGCCAGGTAAGGTTCGACCCTCTTGCATTGGGATGTTTTCCACGTCGTGCCCGGGCTCGACTGAGCTGATGCCGTTCGAATGCACAGCCGGACGACGGTCATCTGGACGAGACCAGCTGTCTGCACCCACGGAGCTTGGGAAACCCATGCCTCTAAAAAAGGCACGCCGAGCACTGCGCGGGCCCCATGTCCATCCAGCACCACGTTGAAGAGGCAAATGATACATTCGAATGCCGATCCACGCAAAGAAAATGCCAATGAGGGCACCGGCGATGATATCCCAGCCGTGGTGTCGATAGTCAAACCATCGAGAAGACGCAATGAAAAAAGCCACGCAAGTGGGCACGAAGACGAGAATCATCGACAGTACGGGCGGCGCGGCACCACGATTACGGACCGAGGATCGATCATCGCTGTAGTCGTCACCTTCGACGGGGAACTGGGGAAGATACGGGAAAACGACCGAGCCCTTTGCCGCGAGCCAGAGGGTCAGGTAGCCCAGTCCAGCAAAGGAGACTTATGATAAGAAACTCTAGTTAGCGGTGCATGTTTCATATGGTCTGCCTGTAGGACGGTCTTTAGGGAAGGGGAGTTCAAGGAAGTCTTACAGGACGCATGACCACTGGGAAAGCTGGAGAATCCATCGATACGTAATGTACGATCCTGATTGCGGCAGATCCTCCAGTCTACCATACTTGGAGCGCCTGAGATTTGTCCACCCAATCCGCTCACAATATACTGCGCGATGTTGGACGTGTCCGGATTGCAGCGGCCGAGGAGATCGGGTCGTGGCCTGCCCAGCAGAGTCTTCAACCCCTGCGTGGCCGTCCAGGTACTGGCCAGTGCCAGTCCCAATCCCAACCAGCCGGCATTCCACTCCCAGAACTTGCGAAGAAGCAGTTGCGACATTGCCGGCTTTGGCCCTCCGACCGCAGCAGTGCCGGGAACGAAGATCGCCCCCACGAAGACAATGACGGCGGGCGCCAGGACGGAGGCTAATATCAAGGCAGCGGTTGAGACAGTTTCGTTCTCTTTGTAGGGGTAGGAAATGCTCGGGTCTGAGAGGTAGAATGCATGCTGGTTCGGGTCTTGCTTGTAGAACCCATAGCCGATCAGGGCGACACCACTATCCATGGAGAATGATTAGATGAGAAAAGAGCTCTTGATTTTGTCGCGataggagaggagaggatcATACATGATAAACACCCAGTCGATGAAGTAGGACAGGATGAGCATTTTCGAGATGTGCGCCATCACGCTCTTTGGGGATATCGGTCCCATCTCTCCGTCGTTGATCGATTTTGCCCTATGCGGTTGGGCCAGTGTCGCCAGAGCAAGCTATTTGTCCTTCAGCGTGTACGCGCCCACACTCGAGTCTTCTCTATCTGGCCTTTGCTGTCGATGATTATGACTGGGGCCTGGCGACGATGGGTGCAGTCTGATGGAGAGACCGACGGATACGACGTAGATACGATGCGGATGCGAGTTCCGCGATCACTCCGCACGAACTGGAGGAAAGTCCCTTTCCCCTAACCCTGTTTGTAATACGCGTGGCGGGCTTGCGAGCGTGCCTAGGCGATCAATTGTAGCTGAATCGAGCGGACGGCGACCTACTGATTTCGAGGACGAGCTGGGGGAGAAGGACACTTGACAAGGCACAGGTcggatggatggatgcaaCCGCAAGGACTGCCATGACGTGAGCAAGGGAACGACCGGCGATTTAAGAGATCAGTCGCAAGCCTCCGAAGGGCCAAGGGAGGCGTTCACCAGAAACGCTTCATCGAGAGTTTAATGGAAAGATGCGGCCGAGCATTTAAGTTTCTTTAAGCCACCCTTCTCAATTCATACAGGATCTTCTGTCAACGAGCCAACAATTTCAACCGTTTAGTACGTATGGAAACTTCCACCCTAAAGGAGCAGGTGTTCCTCCGGGGCCGTCGCTCCCTCGCGGACGTGGCTGGCAGTTCCTTTGAATCGATCCGTTGGTAATGTGGCTCGGCTTCAATTACTTCATTGGATGAAGCTGAGCACCCAATCCCGATGTCCGGAAGGGCCCGTGACCTCCCGACCCTGTCCCCTGCTCGGACTTAGGAGGCACTACAGGGCGTATCCCCGAATCTACAGCTCCCTGAGACACGTGACCTTGCTTGGTCTTGTCAGCATTGACCATCAATTGTCGTTCATGGCCTCAAGACGCGACCAATGGTAGCTGCACTCACACACGATTTGACCTGTCTTGAGCCAAGGGGGTTGAGCTTATCTGGTGCGCCACGTCTGACTGTTTCAATGAGACTGGAGCTCGGAGCCTAGTTTATCTCGTCCTAGGATAGTTGTTAGAGGTAGGCCTCTTTATAGGTCCCTTCTAGTAGGAGATATACatccatcattgatggatCCGCCTGTCAGCCCCCCAGGCAACACATTTACGCCTACCTGGTGGAAGACCTCGGTTCCAGGGAACTAAGATTCAGCCGCGAGGAGAAGCACTGGCTTTCAATCAGCCGCAATTGGGACTCACCCATAGGCCCTTTCTATGTATCTCGATGATTGGTGTTCAAGCcgccatccatccatccatccattgGATCATTAGCTAACCTTGTGGTCTTCGGTCAAACTGATCAGGGCAATGAATCTTCTTTAGTATGTCAAATATTTGAGGTTACTTCAACAAGTTGGGCTTGTGGTTTAGTGGTATAATACTCCCTTAGCATGGGAGTGGtccggggttcgattccccgcgAGTCCACTTTTTGATGTTTTTGCACGCCACAGGAGTGCCTCCTTTTTGTCGTCCTTTGATACTGAATCTCGATGCGATCGGTGGTCCGTATCGACGGGTAAGCCGCCGGTGGACCACGAATCATCGATGCTATCCCGACCGGGTTTGTCGTGTCACGTCAGCTGGTCCTCGAGTCTCAATCGCTCGGAGATGCATGACACCTCGAGTCACGTGAATGGATACCCCGCTCCAATCCCCAAAAGGCCTAGTGCGACTGAGCGGTGACATCAGTGAGCCCCTCCTTCCAGAACGGTAGGTCGGTTTTCCACCCtaagaaaaaaacccccccatAACGAAAAAAGAATAGCGCGGATGACACTGAAGAACAACAGCCGCTTGAAACTGGATGCACAACAAACGTCAGAACAACTATCCATCGCTGGCTCACTTCCCACGAATCCAACCGGCTGGACTCCGTCACTAGGCTCCACTTCGCTACATCTCCCTCCCTCCGAAACTTTGCATCGCCATAGAACCACCCCATCCTTTGCTCAAAGCAAGTCCATCAAAGTACTTAAACGGGTCTGTGACGAAATCCGTCTGGGTATCCTCCCCACTTCTGCTTTGTCTCACCGGAATTGGGTtcaacccccctccctctgCCAGTCGTCCACTGCTCGTCATTAGCTTTCTCCCGTGCGGTGATTTATCTCGAGAGCGAGCTCAGTTCTAACAACCTCACATTCTTCGCTCTCTCCAAGCTCTCCCTCTCAATTCGCGAAGACAACATAGACTCAACCTTGTCTTGGGAAGAGGTCCCTCTCACCCCCCAGTCTCAATTGCAAGATGGACCCCGCTACAAAACCTGTCGTCCCGCCCAAGAAGCGCCGCATTGGCGTTCTCACTTCGGGTGGTGATGCCCCCGGTATGAACGGTGCCGTGCGGGCCGTCGTTCGTATGGCTCTGCACTCCGACTGCGAGGCCTACGCCGTCTACGAAGGCTATGAAGGTTTGGTCAATGGCGGCAACATGATCCGCCAGATGCACTGGGAGGACGTCCGTGGCTGGCTGTCGCGCGGTGGTACCCTCATCGGCTCTGCCCGTAGTATGGCTTTCCGCGAGCGCGCTGGTCGTCTCCGTGCGGCCAAGAACATGGTTCTGCGCGGCATTGACGCCCTCGTGGTttgtggtggtgatggcagtTTGACCGGTGCTGATGTCTTCCGTGCCGAATGGCCGGGCCTTCTGAAGGAATTGGTCTCTGCTGGTGAATTGACCGAAGAGCAAATCAAACCCTACAATGTTCTGAACATCGTCGGACTCGTGGGTTCGATCGATAATGATATGTCCGGAACTGATGCCACCATTGGCTGCTACTCGTCCTTGACTCGCATCTGTGATGCGGTCGACGATGTCTTCGACACTGCCTTTTCGCACCAGCGCGGCTTCGTCATTGAGGTGATGGGCCGTCACTGCGGATGGCTGGCTCTCATGTCTGCTATTAGTACTGGTGCGGATTGGCTGTTCATTCCCGAGATCCCCCCTCGTGATGGCTGGGAGGACGATATGTGCGCGAGCATCACCAAGGTATGACCCTCCCCGAACGTTTTCTCGAGGAAGTATGGCGACCTTCATGCTGACTCAATTTGTTTCCCTCCCGCGTGCAGAACCGTACCGAGCGCGGCAAGCGCCGTACTATCGTCATTGTTGCCGAGGGTGCACAGGATCGCCAGCTTAATAAGATTTCCAGTTCGACCATCAAGGACATTCTCACACAACGACTGGGTCTGGATACCCGTACGACCGTCCTCGGACACACTCAGCGTGGTGGTGCTGCTTGCGCCTACGACCGCTGGCTCTCTACTCTGCAGGGCGTGGAGGCTGTTCGCGCCGTTCTAGACATGACACCAACCTCCCCGTCCCCCGTGATCACTATTCGTGAGAACAAGATTATGCGCACTCCTTTGATGGAGGCTGTTCAGGCCACCAAGGACGTCGCTGCTAAGATCCACGCTAAGGACTTCGAGGCTGCCATGACCCTCCGTGATCCAGAGTTCAAGGAATACTACCGCGCCTACCTCAACACAGCTACCCCGGATCATCCCAAGATGATGGTGGCCCAGGAGAAGGTAAGACGAGACATACCTGCTGAAATAAGCATTGAGCATCCACAAAACGGGATGCTGGCTGGACTCGTGTGGCTAATCTCTTGACGTTTCATCTTGCAGAAAATGCGCATTGCTATCATCCACGTGGGTGCCCCCGCTGGAGGTATGAACCAGGCCACCCGAGCTGCCGTAGCCTACTGTCTTACTCGTGGACACACTGCCCTTGCCATTCACAACGGTTTCCCTGGTCTGATCCGCCATCATGCCGACAAGCCCATTAGCTCGGTCCGCGAGGTTCAATGGCTCGAGTCTGACAGCTGGGTGAACGAAGGTGGTTCCGACATTGGTACTAATCGTGGTCTGCCTTCCGAGGATATGGAAGGCACTGCCAAGTGCTTCGAGCTCTACAAGTTTGATGCTCTTTTCGTGGTTGGTGGGTTCGAGGCCTTCACGGCTGTGAGCCAGCTGCGCAAGGCTCGCACGCAGTACGATGCGTTCAAGATCCCCATGGTTGTGTTGCCTGCTACCATTTCGAACAATGTGCCGGGCACTGAATACTCGCTGGGCAGCGACACTTGTCTGAATACACTGATTGAGTTCTGCGACGCCATTCGCCAGTCCGCTTCCTCATCGCGTCGCCGTGTCTTCGTCATTGAAACCCAGGGTGGCCAGTCCGGCTACATTGCGACCACAGCTGGCCTTGCCGTAGGCGCTGTCGCCGTTTACATCCCCGAGGAGGGCATTGATATTAAGATGCTCTCTCGGGATATCGATTTCTTGCGTGACAACTTCATTCGTGACAAGGGTGCTAACCGAGCTGGCAAGATTATCCTTCGCAACGAGTGTGCCTCAAAGACCTATAGCACCCAGGTGATCGCTGATATGATCAAGGAGGAAGCTCACGGGCGCTTCGAGTCTCGCTCAGCTGTTCCTGGTCACTTCCAACAAGGTGGCAAGCCATCCCCCATGGACCGTGTCCGCGCCCTTCGAATGGCTATCAAGTGTATGCAGCACCTTGAGAGCTATGCTGGTCAGAGTCGAGAGCAAATCGCCGCAGATGACCTATCTGCTGCCGTCATTGGTGTCAAGGGCTCCCAGGTCCTGTTCTCACCCATGGGGGGCGAGACGGGATTGGAGGCCACCGAGACCGACTGGGTGCGCCGTCGCCCCAAGTCTGAGTTCTGGCTCGAGCTTCAAGATGTCGTCAACGTTCTTTCTGGCCGTTCCGGTAACCGTGCCGTCGACACTTCGGTCATCTACGATAGTATGTAATCCCGGTCCTCCGGACcatctccccctctctcgtTGTCCGTCTCGTGGAATATTTGCTGCCCTCTTGCGCAACCCATTGGACTTTCTGCGCCCTTGgttctctttccctctttggCACGGTGCATGCGACTCGCGGGGCCAATTTTGTGGAGACCCCCATCCCCAGccttttcatcttcattACCGGATATTAATACTTGCCGCTTTTCTTTCCTACCAGATCCCGCCACGGTCCACGTTATCCCCGCTGTCCCTAGCTCTGCCTGAAGGGCCTCCCCAATCAACGGTGATATGATCCTTCTGACCGGACACATCAAAACATTGTTTTCCAGATCGGTTCCGTCACGATGCCGAGAAACTCCGGTGCTCGCTATGAAGCCCTCCTCGCATCCACCTGTGAGGATTGGATCGCCACTCCGCCGTCACTCGCATGCCATCGAAGCAACGTCATTGCCATGGAACCTCATTAATGCTTGTATGATGATATGCCCCCCTCTTCACGCGAATTCGACACTTGGGGTTTGACCATCTCGCTCGCGAGCTTCAGATTTGAGGCGCTTGATCTTTTGCCGTGAAAATTTGGTCTACTCCAACGTGCCATCCTTGAACTCTTTTTatgaatttttcttttcctccggGGGCTTTTAGGTTTCAATGTACAGAGGGCTCTTGAATTTAAGTCATCTTGATGGGTCTACAAGATACCAATAGACTCGGTTCACACACAAAGATTCGAATTCGGAAGCTAGGGATGTTGACGAATGCACCCAATCTAATGGGTGATGAAGGATGTATTGTTATTTGGTCGTAAAACATGAGAGTCCTCGCTGAGTCGGTCGAGGCATGATGGGTCGCCTcggagttggagaaggatAGGACTCATAGTATCAAATGACCTCCGCTGTGAAAATGGCTCGGCGACAGCCCAGTGGGTCTGGTACACATGCCCTTTCCATCATGTGGAGGGATTCACGGCGCCCTCCAATTCATCCAAGAGGTCGACGGTCTCGGCTGGACTGGCAATCCAAGCCGTTGTAGAAGCCAGCCGAGCCTGGAAAGGGACCCTGTCAGCAAGTATTCCTTTCGTGGCAAGACTTTGCCCCTCTGCCAGTGGCTTTgatttctctttctctttgttCTGTTCAACCCCATGCACTTACCTTGAAATCATTGGCACCTGCCGACAAGAATTGATCGCCAATATGAAGGGTCTTGGAGGGATCAATGCCACCAAAGTATCGTTGACAAGCCCGGACACCCCACGACTTATCGCCAATGTCGACGAAGACGTCGTTGCCACCTGCAAAGAAGGAAGGTCTCGTATTAGCCGTGAAATTTAGTTCAACATTTTCTGCGGGTCCTAGTCTCGGCCAGAGCTCCGCaggcagaggaggaggggacaAGATATATTGTTTTTACCGTTGAATGCACAGAATGGAAGTCGAGCACCGACCGCCGACCTCTCGACTGTATTTTGCACCACCAGGACGGTTTCCTCCAATTGTTCACGGTTAATGCGAACTCCATTCACGGGGTAGACTCCGACGGCTCGGTCCTTGCGCAAAACCGCGGCGGGCAGACTCAGATTCGCGGCACAGGCTCGCAGTGCTGATTCGgccagatcaaggagctcTTTGATATCTTTCTCGTTCCATGTGCGCATCTCATCGAGTAGCCATTCCTCTCGCGGG
Proteins encoded in this window:
- a CDS encoding ATP-dependent 6-phosphofructokinase, which encodes MDPATKPVVPPKKRRIGVLTSGGDAPGMNGAVRAVVRMALHSDCEAYAVYEGYEGLVNGGNMIRQMHWEDVRGWLSRGGTLIGSARSMAFRERAGRLRAAKNMVLRGIDALVVCGGDGSLTGADVFRAEWPGLLKELVSAGELTEEQIKPYNVLNIVGLVGSIDNDMSGTDATIGCYSSLTRICDAVDDVFDTAFSHQRGFVIEVMGRHCGWLALMSAISTGADWLFIPEIPPRDGWEDDMCASITKNRTERGKRRTIVIVAEGAQDRQLNKISSSTIKDILTQRLGLDTRTTVLGHTQRGGAACAYDRWLSTLQGVEAVRAVLDMTPTSPSPVITIRENKIMRTPLMEAVQATKDVAAKIHAKDFEAAMTLRDPEFKEYYRAYLNTATPDHPKMMVAQEKKMRIAIIHVGAPAGGMNQATRAAVAYCLTRGHTALAIHNGFPGLIRHHADKPISSVREVQWLESDSWVNEGGSDIGTNRGLPSEDMEGTAKCFELYKFDALFVVGGFEAFTAVSQLRKARTQYDAFKIPMVVLPATISNNVPGTEYSLGSDTCLNTLIEFCDAIRQSASSSRRRVFVIETQGGQSGYIATTAGLAVGAVAVYIPEEGIDIKMLSRDIDFLRDNFIRDKGANRAGKIILRNECASKTYSTQVIADMIKEEAHGRFESRSAVPGHFQQGGKPSPMDRVRALRMAIKCMQHLESYAGQSREQIAADDLSAAVIGVKGSQVLFSPMGGETGLEATETDWVRRRPKSEFWLELQDVVNVLSGRSGNRAVDTSVIYDSM